The Linepithema humile isolate Giens D197 chromosome 7, Lhum_UNIL_v1.0, whole genome shotgun sequence genome has a window encoding:
- the PRAS40 gene encoding uncharacterized protein PRAS40: MHVTCKCLNVSIRSRNAELQRVNIDSIELTDLERTDAFFREDLASIPELETITKEQPGLVEIRNVGSWIIHRCYNCSIYTHAVHREFGAALVLINSNIVLSPEEINKLKSNPDYSQVFRIVINHSLEDLDDYLQQPNKFSVSQLPNTVQVALGGLQRQLEEAVQRQTATIEDKIRAFTAEQYQLLEQFRERAHNEHRLLSKLVCRGEETNRVTSNIETPPTTPDSFKNTLTTSAANPVNPKSNVVSDDTKVSTGSNIKHETTAKHSSKDSTNNKNMKKKNSQYICTKESASFDAEAMFPFEGIEEPDTANPQILWSSEEGSDTDDSGQNEGIQMPRSQRDGHATLAKSLPVTVPAFPSIVRRAVQDQDDDQLPSNPLDPHNIRASIKALAKSVHGDTVFGDLPRPRFSTQI; this comes from the exons ATGCATGTCACCTGCAAGTGCCTGAACGTGTCCATCAGATCCAGGAACGCCGAACTGCAGCGGGTCAACATCGACAGCATTGAATTGACCGATCTGGAGCGCACCGATGCCTTCTTCCGCGAG GACCTGGCAAGTATACCGGAATTGGAGACTATTACTAAAGAGCAGCCTGGCTTAGTGGAAATAAGAAATGTCGGATCATGGATTATACATCGTTGTTACAATTGCTCAATATACACTCATGCTGTCCACAGAGAGTTTGGTGCTGCTTTAGTCCTTATTAATAGCAATATTGTT TTATCTCccgaagaaataaataaattaaaatctaacCCAGATTACAGCCAGGTATTTAGGATAGTAATTAATCACAGTTTGGAAGATCTCGATGATTATCTACAACAGCCTAATAAATTCTCTG tTTCACAATTGCCTAATACGGTTCAAGTGGCTCTAGGCGGATTACAACGCCAGCTAGAAGAAGCTGTACAACGTCAAACAGCAACGATAGAAGATAAAATACGTGCGTTTACAGCAGAACAATATCAACTGTTGGAACAATTTCGTGAAAGAGCACATAACGAACATAGGCTGTTATCAAA gtTAGTGTGTAGAGGAGAGGAGACGAATAGAGTAACCAGTAATATAGAAACTCCGCCAACAACTCCTGACAGCTTTAAGAATACTTTGACTACCTCTGCAGCTAATCCAGTTAATCCAAAGTCCAATGTAGTATCCGATGATACGAAAGTTTCGACTGGCTCAAATATTAAGCACGAAACAACCGCTAAACATTCTTCTAAAGATTCTACTAAT aataaaaatatgaagaagaaaaattcacAGTACATTTGCACCAAGGAATCGGCTAGCTTTGATGCAGAAGCAATGTTTCCTTTTGAGGGCATAGAGGAACCAGATACAGCCAACCCACAGATTCTATGGTCCTCTGAAGAAGGATCTGATACTGATG ATTCAGGCCAGAACGAAGGGATTCAAATGCCAAGAAGTCAACGGGATGGTCATGCCACCTTGGCTAAATCGCTTCCTGTCACTGTACCTGCTTTCCCTTCTATTGTTCGTCGTGCAGTACAGGACCAAGATGATGATCAg CTGCCAAGCAACCCGCTAGATCCGCACAACATTCGAGCTTCAATTAAAGCCTTAGCTAAAAGTGTACATGGTGATACGGTATTCGGAGACTTACCACGTCCCAGATTTTCTACTCAGATCTGA